One Sodalis praecaptivus DNA segment encodes these proteins:
- the dppD gene encoding dipeptide ABC transporter ATP-binding protein, producing the protein MALLSIDKLSVHFGDEGTPFRAVDRISYQVEQGQVLGIVGESGSGKSVSSLAVMGLIDYPGKVMADNLVFNGRDLQKISDNERRQLIGADMAMIFQDPMTSLNPCYTVGFQIMEAIKVHQGGNRRTRRQRAIDLLTLVGIPDPASRLDVYPHQLSGGMSQRVMIAMAIACRPKLLIADEPTTALDVTIQAQIIELLLDLQQRENMALVLITHDLALVAEAAHHIIVMYAGQVVETGKATEIFRAPRHPYTQALLRALPEFAADKARLASLPGTVPGKYDRPSGCLLNPRCPYATDHCRQSEPALRTLPDRQSKCHYPLDDAGRPTR; encoded by the coding sequence ATGGCGTTATTATCCATAGACAAACTGTCGGTCCATTTCGGCGATGAGGGTACCCCGTTTCGCGCCGTTGACCGAATCAGCTACCAGGTGGAACAGGGCCAGGTGCTGGGCATCGTCGGCGAATCCGGCTCGGGTAAATCGGTCAGCTCGCTGGCCGTGATGGGATTGATTGATTATCCCGGCAAAGTGATGGCCGACAATCTGGTGTTCAACGGCCGCGATCTGCAGAAAATTTCCGACAACGAGCGCCGCCAACTGATCGGCGCCGATATGGCCATGATTTTCCAGGATCCGATGACCAGCTTGAACCCCTGTTACACGGTGGGCTTCCAGATCATGGAAGCCATCAAAGTTCACCAGGGCGGCAACCGCCGGACCCGCCGCCAGCGCGCCATCGATCTGCTGACGCTGGTGGGCATTCCCGATCCGGCCTCCCGGCTGGACGTGTATCCGCATCAGCTATCCGGCGGTATGAGCCAGCGCGTGATGATAGCCATGGCCATCGCTTGTCGGCCCAAGCTGCTGATTGCCGATGAACCGACTACCGCGCTGGACGTCACCATCCAGGCGCAAATTATCGAGCTGTTGCTCGATCTGCAACAGCGCGAGAACATGGCGTTGGTACTGATTACCCACGATTTGGCGCTGGTGGCGGAAGCGGCGCACCATATTATCGTGATGTACGCCGGACAGGTGGTGGAAACCGGCAAGGCGACGGAAATTTTCCGCGCGCCGCGTCATCCCTACACCCAGGCGCTGCTGCGCGCCCTGCCGGAATTTGCCGCCGATAAGGCGCGTCTGGCGTCGCTGCCGGGCACCGTACCGGGCAAATATGATCGCCCGTCGGGCTGTCTGCTTAACCCGCGCTGCCCCTATGCTACCGACCATTGTCGCCAGTCGGAGCCGGCGCTGCGCACCTTGCCGGACCGTCAGTCCAAATGTCACTATCCGCTGGATGATGCCGGGAGGCCCACCCGATGA
- the dppB gene encoding dipeptide ABC transporter permease DppB, protein MLQFILRRLGLVIPTFIGITLLTFAFVHLIPGDPVLIMAGERGISPERHAELMAQMGLDKPLFQQYFHYIAGVLQGDLGTSLKSRLPVWQEFVPRFQATLELGICAMIFAVLVGIPVGVLAAVKRGSIFDHTAVGISLTGYSMPIFWWGMMLIMLVSVHLNLTPVSGRVGDTVFLDDSQPLTGFMLIDTLIWGEPGDFKDAVMHIILPAIVLGTIPLAVIVRMTRSAMLEVLSEDYIRTARAKGLSRLRVIIVHALRNALLSVVTVIGLQVGTLLAGAILTETIFSWPGIGRWLIEALQRRDYPVVQGGVLLVATLIILVNLLVDVLYGVVNPRIRHKK, encoded by the coding sequence ATGTTGCAGTTCATACTCCGACGTTTGGGTCTGGTGATCCCGACGTTTATTGGTATTACCTTGCTGACCTTCGCCTTCGTGCATCTGATCCCAGGGGATCCGGTGTTGATCATGGCCGGGGAGCGCGGTATTTCCCCCGAGCGCCATGCGGAATTGATGGCCCAGATGGGGCTGGATAAGCCGCTATTTCAGCAATACTTTCATTATATCGCCGGGGTGCTACAGGGGGATCTGGGCACCTCGCTTAAAAGCCGGCTGCCGGTATGGCAGGAATTTGTCCCGCGTTTCCAGGCGACCTTGGAGCTGGGGATTTGCGCCATGATTTTCGCCGTGCTGGTAGGCATTCCCGTAGGGGTGCTGGCGGCGGTGAAGCGCGGTTCGATTTTCGATCATACCGCGGTGGGTATCTCGTTGACCGGCTATTCGATGCCCATTTTTTGGTGGGGCATGATGTTGATTATGCTGGTGTCGGTGCATTTGAACCTTACGCCGGTGTCCGGCCGGGTGGGGGATACGGTGTTTCTCGACGACAGCCAGCCCCTGACCGGTTTCATGCTGATTGATACGCTGATTTGGGGCGAGCCGGGGGATTTTAAAGACGCCGTCATGCATATCATCCTGCCGGCCATCGTACTGGGTACCATTCCGCTGGCGGTCATCGTGCGTATGACCCGTTCGGCGATGCTGGAGGTGCTGAGCGAGGATTATATCCGCACCGCGCGTGCCAAAGGGCTGAGCCGCCTGCGGGTGATCATCGTCCATGCGCTGCGTAACGCGCTGCTGTCGGTCGTAACGGTTATCGGCCTGCAGGTGGGGACGCTGCTGGCGGGCGCTATCCTGACCGAAACTATCTTTTCCTGGCCGGGCATCGGCCGCTGGCTGATTGAGGCGCTGCAGCGCCGCGACTACCCGGTGGTCCAGGGCGGCGTATTGCTGGTGGCGACATTGATCATTTTGGTCAACCTGCTGGTGGACGTCCTGTACGGGGTGGTGAACCCGCGTATCCGGCATAAGAAATAG
- the dppC gene encoding dipeptide ABC transporter permease DppC, with translation MTQVTEPVTLTGAPKPMTPLQEFWHYFKRNKGAVIGLVYILLMFIIAAGAGVLAPHGPAEQFRDALLRPPVWMEGGSWQFLLGTDDVGRDILSRLMYGARLSLLVGCLVVALSLLLGVIFGLLAGYLGGMVDTIIMRVVDIMLALPSLLLALVLVAIFGPSIVNASLALTFVALPHYVRLTRASVLGEVNRDYVTASRVAGAGTLRQMFVNILPNCLAPLIVQASLGFSNAILDMAALGFLGMGAQPPTPEWGTMLADVLQFAQSAWWVVAFPGFVILLTVLAFNLMGDGLRDALDPKLKQ, from the coding sequence ATGACTCAAGTCACAGAGCCGGTGACGCTGACCGGCGCGCCGAAGCCGATGACCCCGCTTCAGGAGTTTTGGCACTATTTTAAGCGCAATAAAGGCGCCGTTATCGGGCTGGTCTATATACTGCTGATGTTCATCATAGCCGCCGGCGCCGGCGTGCTGGCGCCCCACGGTCCGGCGGAGCAGTTCCGCGACGCGCTGCTGCGGCCCCCGGTCTGGATGGAAGGCGGCAGCTGGCAGTTTCTGCTCGGCACCGACGATGTGGGCCGCGATATTCTCAGCCGCCTGATGTACGGCGCCCGCCTGTCGCTGCTGGTGGGATGCCTGGTGGTGGCGCTGTCGCTGCTGCTGGGGGTGATCTTCGGCCTGCTGGCCGGCTATCTCGGCGGTATGGTGGACACTATCATCATGCGCGTGGTCGATATCATGCTGGCGCTGCCGAGCCTGCTGCTGGCCCTGGTGCTGGTGGCGATCTTCGGCCCGTCCATCGTTAACGCCTCGCTGGCGCTTACCTTTGTCGCCCTGCCACACTACGTGCGTTTGACGCGCGCATCGGTGCTGGGGGAAGTCAACCGCGATTACGTGACCGCTTCGCGGGTGGCCGGCGCCGGTACGCTGCGGCAGATGTTCGTCAATATTTTGCCCAACTGTCTGGCGCCGCTTATCGTTCAGGCCTCGCTGGGGTTCTCCAATGCCATTCTGGATATGGCGGCGCTCGGCTTCCTGGGTATGGGGGCGCAGCCGCCTACGCCCGAGTGGGGCACCATGCTGGCGGACGTGTTGCAGTTCGCCCAGAGTGCCTGGTGGGTGGTGGCGTTCCCTGGATTCGTCATTCTACTCACCGTGTTGGCGTTCAATTTAATGGGGGACGGCCTGCGTGACGCCCTCGACCCCAAACTCAAGCAGTAA